A window from Drosophila nasuta strain 15112-1781.00 chromosome 3, ASM2355853v1, whole genome shotgun sequence encodes these proteins:
- the LOC132788118 gene encoding odorant receptor 67d-like, producing MSLRPSENFSRIIRFVRNFSACLGVDAYDPNYRINKNTAMTLFAIIIYSGFTITTVIRLRNWKFALQALVMAGFVIQSLNKFYVGVRHSQKIYQIYHSVIEIYKEFEKYPDPRYASDLHQNCRRLRTALIVASVMYAVGVVGMIMLPIFVSLFTDKFILILHFHIPGIDVTTEMGACITQAVHAVSLAIAGLGFMAGDSTIIVFLMQPFVFVDILRLKIEVFNQFVDIPGTQSESEIQRMLVDIMQFHQEYLRSESIGENTSK from the coding sequence ATGTCGTTGCGACCAAGTGAAAACTTTTCGCGAATCATACGTTTTGTGCGCAATTTTTCCGCATGTTTAGGCGTCGACGCCTACGATCCGAACTATCGCATCAACAAGAACACGGCCATGACTTTGTTTGCGATTATAATATATTCCGGGTTTACAATCACGACTGTGATCCGTCTGAGAAATTGGAAGTTCGCATTGCAAGCTTTAGTAATGGCTGGCTTTGTGATACAAAGCTTGAATAAGTTTTATGTTGGAGTTCGCCATTCACAAAAGATTTACCAAATCTATCACAGTGTAATTGAGATCTATAAGGAGTTCGAAAAGTACCCGGATCCCAGATATGCAAGTGATTTACATCAGAATTGTCGTAGATTACGAACTGCTTTGATTGTGGCTAGCGTCATGTATGCGGTTGGAGTTGTGGGCATGATCATGTTGCCCATTTTCGTCTCTTTGTTTACGGACAAATTCATCCTGATCCTGCACTTTCATATCCCGGGCATCGATGTGACAACTGAGATGGGAGCTTGTATCACCCAAGCAGTGCATGCCGTCAGCTTGGCAATCGCAGGACTTGGATTTATGGCTGGCGACTCGACTATCATTGTATTTCTGATGCAGCCGTTTGTATTCGTTGATATTTTGCGACTTAAAATTGAAGTTTTCAATCAGTTTGTGGACATACCTGGAACTCAATCCGAATCGGAGATTCAGCGAATGCTTGTCGATATTATGCAATTTCATCAGGAGTATTTGAGGTCAGAGTCTATAGGAGAAAATACTtccaaataa
- the LOC132788119 gene encoding odorant receptor 67d-like, which yields MSIRPSENFSRIIRVVRNVAVCLGMDTYDPNYRVNKKTAMTLSAIIIYSWFTITTVIRLKNWKFALQALVLAGFVIQSLNKFYVGVRHSQKIYQIYHSVIKIYKEFEKYPDPRYASDLHQNCHRLRTALIVASIMYAVGVVGMIMLPIFVSLFTDKFILILHFHIPGIDVTTEMGAWITQAVHAVSMAIAGLGLLAGDSTIIVFLMQPFVFVDILRLKIYVFNQFVDIPGTQSESEIQRMLVDIMKFHQEYLNFD from the exons ATGTCGATAAGACCAAGTGAAAACTTTTCGCGAATTATTCGCGTTGTGCGCAATGTTGCAGTATGTTTGGGCATGGACACCTATGATCCGAATTATCGCGTGAATAAAAAGACTGCAATGACTTTGTCTGcgattataatatattcttgGTTCACAATCACGACTGTGATCCGTCTGAAAAATTGGAAGTTCGCATTGCAAGCTTTGGTATTGGCCGGCTTTGTGATACAGAGCTTAAATAAGTTTTATGTTGGAGTCCGCCATTCACAAAAGATTTACCAAATCTATCACAGTGTAATTAAGATCTATAAGGAGTTTGAAAAGTACCCGGATCCCAGATATGCAAGTGATTTACATCAGAATTGTCACAGATTACGAACTGCTTTGATTGTGGCCAGCATCATGTATGCGGTTGGAGTTGTGGGCATGATCATGTTGCCCATTTTCGTCTCTTTGTTTACGGACAAATTCATCCTGATCCTGCACTTTCATATCCCGGGCATCGATGTGACAACTGAGATGGGAGCTTGGATCACCCAAGCAGTGCATGCCGTCAGCATGGCTATCGCAGGACTTGGATTGTTGGCTGGCGACTCGACTATCATTGTATTTCTGATGCAGCCGTTTGTATTCGTTGATATTTTGCGACTTAAAATTTACGTATTCAATCAGTTTGTGGACATACCTGGAACTCAATCCGAATCGGAGATTCAGCGAATGCTTGTCGATATTATGAAATTTCACCAGGAGTATTTG aacttcgac